A section of the Ciceribacter thiooxidans genome encodes:
- a CDS encoding ATP-binding protein — MGDLASVGRRTLRKVTDTAAILQVLSAILLVVLVGLFVDISRHFQLLYNDAREDALWSVVQFDRDLRALAQDVTEVRNGVSAAVRVDEIGVRLDALDQLARTWTEPSITRDTATATLYQLVVSGLAAAEQVLSQLGTGPDAAEHLADLERALSDLERQVEQLPARVHAEQSVQREISRAAVLDLGRSAAAMLILLLASVIFLVVTLRRQLGAVRQTGRELKVVTRQLTEAYEAADAGNRAKSQFMATMGHEIRTPLNAILGMAELLEYSELPEDALSSVKTIRSSGEALLEVINEILDYAKIEHGKLELEERAVDISALAETTTNIIRGRAAEHGNAVVLDIPDALDAHYVRTDPTRLRQVLLNLLSNAVKFTSKGTVTLRVREFYRAGKLMLRFEVEDTGIGIDEAGLEKLFQPFSQVDASISRRYGGTGLGLTICKQIVEKLGGELGMSSTVGVGSIFWFEIAVIAVDRDEVANHAAGQDAAAGLPCKRILLVEDNRVNQQVARRFLERLCQDVTVANDGAEAVRLCENETFDLIFMDMQMPVMDGIEATRRIVAGSLNGATPIVAMTANASDDDRRHCVEAGMVGFEAKPITMKRLRSVLTRLSQTKIDDHAKPDPYDMGLPDLEAVDIPMLAPLPIDGLDGERQSELVEALGEDVFQELIVSFFDDAASLVLELRQAVREGSPDDVDRVLHTIKGAAINVGLNDIAGRASALRKSEPKLSDVDRLTDELENLRFKLVA, encoded by the coding sequence ATGGGAGACCTGGCGAGCGTCGGCAGGCGGACTTTGCGGAAGGTCACCGACACGGCGGCCATTCTCCAGGTTCTTTCGGCCATCCTGCTCGTCGTACTGGTCGGGCTGTTCGTCGACATCTCCCGTCATTTCCAGTTGCTCTATAACGATGCGCGCGAGGATGCTCTCTGGTCTGTCGTCCAGTTTGATCGCGATCTGCGTGCCCTGGCGCAAGACGTGACGGAGGTGAGGAACGGCGTATCAGCAGCTGTCCGCGTGGACGAGATCGGCGTTCGCCTTGATGCACTGGACCAGCTCGCTCGGACGTGGACCGAGCCATCCATCACCCGCGACACCGCGACGGCGACTCTTTATCAGTTGGTGGTCTCCGGTTTGGCCGCCGCGGAGCAGGTCCTTTCGCAACTCGGCACTGGCCCTGACGCCGCCGAGCATCTCGCCGATCTCGAGCGAGCGCTTTCTGACCTCGAACGTCAGGTCGAGCAGTTGCCGGCGCGCGTGCATGCCGAGCAGAGCGTCCAGCGCGAAATAAGCCGCGCCGCCGTGCTCGATCTGGGGCGCAGCGCCGCCGCAATGCTTATCCTGTTGCTCGCTTCCGTCATTTTCCTTGTGGTCACGTTACGCCGGCAACTGGGCGCCGTCCGCCAGACGGGACGGGAGCTGAAGGTCGTCACGCGGCAGCTCACTGAAGCTTATGAAGCGGCGGACGCAGGCAACCGGGCGAAGTCGCAATTCATGGCCACCATGGGCCACGAAATCCGCACGCCGCTCAACGCCATCCTCGGCATGGCGGAACTGCTCGAATACTCAGAGCTTCCGGAGGATGCTCTTTCGAGCGTCAAGACGATCCGCTCGTCGGGCGAGGCGTTGCTCGAAGTCATCAACGAGATCCTCGACTACGCCAAGATCGAGCACGGCAAGCTCGAGCTCGAAGAGCGCGCCGTCGACATTTCGGCGCTGGCGGAAACGACTACGAACATCATTCGCGGCCGAGCAGCCGAGCACGGCAATGCCGTTGTTCTGGACATACCCGATGCGCTCGATGCCCATTATGTCCGGACGGATCCGACGCGACTGCGTCAGGTGCTGCTAAACCTCCTGAGCAATGCCGTTAAGTTCACCAGCAAGGGCACGGTCACGCTTCGGGTCCGGGAGTTCTATCGCGCCGGCAAGCTGATGCTGCGTTTCGAGGTCGAGGACACCGGCATCGGCATTGACGAGGCCGGCCTTGAAAAGCTCTTCCAGCCGTTCTCGCAGGTGGATGCCAGCATCAGCCGCAGATATGGCGGCACGGGTCTCGGCCTCACCATCTGCAAGCAGATCGTCGAGAAGCTCGGCGGTGAACTCGGCATGAGCAGCACGGTCGGGGTCGGAAGCATCTTCTGGTTCGAGATTGCAGTCATCGCGGTGGACCGGGACGAGGTGGCGAACCACGCGGCCGGTCAGGACGCGGCGGCGGGTCTGCCTTGCAAGCGTATCCTTCTGGTCGAAGACAACCGGGTCAACCAGCAGGTGGCTCGGCGTTTCCTGGAACGGCTCTGCCAGGACGTCACTGTCGCCAACGATGGGGCCGAGGCGGTGCGTCTTTGCGAAAACGAGACATTCGACCTCATCTTCATGGACATGCAGATGCCCGTGATGGACGGCATCGAGGCAACCCGCCGGATTGTCGCGGGCAGCCTGAACGGAGCGACCCCCATCGTCGCCATGACGGCAAACGCCTCGGACGACGACCGGCGGCACTGTGTCGAAGCCGGGATGGTGGGGTTCGAAGCCAAGCCAATTACCATGAAAAGGCTGCGCAGCGTGCTGACGAGACTTTCGCAGACAAAGATCGACGATCATGCCAAGCCGGACCCGTATGACATGGGCCTGCCGGATTTGGAGGCAGTCGACATCCCTATGCTGGCGCCGCTCCCCATCGACGGTCTCGACGGTGAACGGCAATCGGAACTGGTCGAGGCGCTCGGCGAGGACGTTTTCCAGGAGCTGATCGTGTCCTTCTTCGACGATGCCGCAAGCCTTGTGCTGGAACTGCGCCAGGCCGTTCGCGAGGGAAGCCCGGATGATGTCGACCGCGTTCTCCACACGATCAAGGGCGCCGCAATCAACGTCGGCCTCAACGATATTGCCGGACGGGCGAGCGCGTTGCGCAAGTCAGAGCCGAAGCTCAGCGATGTGGACCGGCTGACCGACGAACTGGAAAACCTGAGATTCAAGCTTGTGGCCTGA
- a CDS encoding sugar ABC transporter substrate-binding protein: MKKTLLATAVSALALGVVFAAPARAEDVSACLITKTDTNPFFVKMKEGATAKAKELGVTLKAYAGKVDGDSESQVAAIESCIADGAKGILLTASDTKGIVPAVKKARDAGLLVIALDTPLEPLDAADATFATDNLLAGKLIGQWAAATLGDKAKDAKVGFLDLTPSQPTVDVLRDQGFMIGFGIDPKDPNKIGDEDDARIVGHDVTNGNEEGGRTAMENLLQKDSEINVIHTINEPAAVGAYQALKAVGKENDVLIVSVDGGCPGVKAVAEGQIGATSQQYPLLMASLGIEAIAKFAKDGTKPQPTEGKDFFDTGVALVTDKPAEGVPSIDTKEGLNKCWG, translated from the coding sequence ATGAAGAAAACTCTGCTCGCAACCGCCGTGTCGGCTCTGGCCCTCGGCGTCGTCTTCGCGGCACCGGCACGCGCCGAAGACGTCTCTGCGTGCCTCATCACCAAGACCGACACCAACCCCTTCTTCGTCAAGATGAAGGAAGGCGCGACCGCCAAGGCCAAGGAACTGGGCGTTACACTCAAGGCTTATGCCGGCAAGGTCGACGGTGATTCCGAAAGCCAGGTCGCAGCAATCGAGTCCTGCATCGCGGACGGCGCGAAGGGCATCCTGCTCACCGCATCCGACACCAAGGGCATCGTTCCGGCGGTAAAGAAGGCACGTGACGCCGGTCTTCTCGTGATTGCTCTCGACACGCCGCTCGAACCTCTCGATGCCGCCGACGCCACGTTTGCGACCGACAACCTTCTCGCCGGCAAGCTCATCGGCCAGTGGGCTGCGGCGACCCTCGGCGACAAGGCCAAGGATGCCAAGGTCGGCTTCCTCGACCTGACGCCGTCCCAGCCGACGGTCGACGTCCTGCGCGACCAGGGCTTCATGATCGGCTTCGGCATTGATCCCAAGGATCCGAACAAGATCGGTGACGAAGATGATGCGCGCATCGTCGGCCACGACGTGACGAACGGCAACGAAGAAGGCGGCCGTACCGCCATGGAGAACCTTCTCCAGAAGGACTCCGAAATCAACGTCATCCACACGATCAACGAACCGGCTGCCGTCGGCGCCTACCAGGCGCTCAAGGCTGTCGGCAAGGAAAACGACGTCCTGATCGTCTCGGTCGACGGCGGTTGCCCGGGCGTCAAGGCGGTTGCCGAAGGCCAGATCGGTGCGACCTCCCAGCAGTATCCGCTGCTGATGGCGTCGCTCGGTATCGAAGCCATCGCCAAGTTTGCCAAGGACGGCACGAAGCCGCAGCCGACCGAAGGCAAGGACTTCTTCGACACTGGTGTTGCGCTCGTCACCGACAAGCCGGCCGAAGGTGTTCCGTCCATCGACACCAAGGAAGGCCTGAACAAGTGCTGGGGTTGA
- a CDS encoding orotate phosphoribosyltransferase encodes MMPTSFSDPAVTAELVAKMLWEIKAVHFSADKPYKLSSGMMSPVYIDCRKLLSYPRIRSAVMDFAAATVLRNAGFEQFDCIAGGETAGIPFAALLADRLGLPMIYVRKQPKGHGRNAQIEGHMPEGARVLVIEDLTTAGGSMFKFIDAVRAAGGVVDHGIALFFYGIFPEAKERFVNGNVTLHYIATWREVLAVARAQKLFDENTLAEVEAFLDAPLAWSARNGGVASLS; translated from the coding sequence ATGATGCCGACGTCGTTTTCCGATCCTGCCGTAACGGCGGAACTCGTTGCGAAGATGCTGTGGGAGATCAAGGCGGTGCATTTTTCCGCCGACAAGCCTTACAAGCTCTCGTCGGGTATGATGAGCCCGGTCTATATCGACTGCCGCAAACTGCTCTCCTATCCGCGCATCCGTTCGGCGGTGATGGATTTCGCCGCCGCGACCGTCCTGCGCAATGCCGGCTTCGAGCAGTTCGACTGCATCGCCGGCGGCGAGACGGCAGGCATTCCCTTTGCTGCGCTTCTCGCCGACCGTCTGGGCCTGCCGATGATCTACGTGCGCAAGCAGCCCAAGGGCCACGGCCGCAATGCCCAGATCGAGGGCCACATGCCCGAAGGCGCGCGGGTGCTGGTGATCGAGGACCTGACGACTGCCGGCGGCAGCATGTTCAAGTTCATCGATGCCGTGCGCGCAGCCGGTGGTGTCGTCGATCACGGGATCGCACTCTTCTTCTACGGGATATTCCCCGAGGCGAAGGAGCGTTTCGTCAACGGCAACGTCACCTTGCATTACATTGCCACCTGGCGCGAGGTCCTTGCGGTCGCGCGTGCGCAGAAGCTCTTCGACGAAAACACACTTGCCGAGGTCGAAGCCTTCCTCGATGCGCCGCTCGCCTGGTCGGCGCGCAATGGCGGCGTCGCCTCTCTTTCCTGA
- a CDS encoding ABC transporter permease, whose amino-acid sequence MASIQEFEKVLDKSDQSIAAFEDRSLLRKVQHFLHSTPAAVPFIVLVSAIIIFGVTIGGKFFSSYTLTLILQQIAIVGILAAGQTIVILTAGIDLSIGVVMVISAVIMGNFAVTYGLPSPVAILAGLVAGGLCGLLNGFLVAKVKLPPFIVTLGTWYIVMSTNFIYSANETIRETDVAANAPFLHFFGNSFKIGSAVFTIGVVTMVILVLILWYALNHTAWGRHLYAVGDDPEAAKLSGIRTDRVLLGAYSLAGVIAAVAAWVSIGRNGSISPSAAVTDYNLQAVTAAVIGGISLFGGRGSILGTLIGAMIVGVVSMGLNMLGADPQWKVFLTGVLIISAVAVDQWIRKVAS is encoded by the coding sequence ATGGCAAGTATCCAGGAATTCGAAAAGGTTCTCGACAAGAGCGACCAATCGATCGCCGCGTTCGAGGACAGGTCCTTACTTCGGAAGGTACAGCACTTCCTGCACTCGACGCCGGCGGCCGTGCCGTTCATCGTGCTCGTATCGGCCATCATCATCTTCGGCGTCACGATCGGCGGAAAGTTTTTCTCGAGCTATACGCTGACCCTCATTCTCCAGCAGATCGCCATCGTCGGCATCCTCGCGGCCGGGCAGACGATTGTCATCCTGACGGCGGGCATCGATTTGTCGATCGGGGTCGTCATGGTCATCTCTGCGGTCATCATGGGCAACTTTGCGGTCACCTACGGACTGCCGTCGCCGGTTGCGATCCTCGCCGGCCTCGTCGCGGGCGGATTGTGCGGTCTGCTGAACGGCTTCCTCGTCGCCAAGGTGAAGCTGCCGCCGTTCATCGTCACGCTCGGCACCTGGTACATCGTCATGTCGACGAACTTCATCTACTCCGCCAATGAGACCATTCGGGAAACCGACGTCGCGGCGAACGCACCGTTCCTGCACTTCTTCGGAAACAGCTTCAAGATCGGTTCCGCCGTCTTCACGATCGGCGTGGTGACAATGGTAATCCTGGTCCTCATCTTATGGTATGCCCTCAATCATACCGCCTGGGGCCGGCATCTTTACGCCGTAGGCGACGATCCGGAGGCGGCGAAGCTGTCCGGCATCCGGACCGACAGGGTCCTTCTCGGTGCCTATTCCCTGGCGGGAGTGATCGCTGCTGTCGCCGCCTGGGTCTCGATTGGCCGCAACGGTTCGATTTCCCCCTCTGCGGCTGTGACTGACTACAACCTTCAGGCCGTGACGGCGGCAGTGATCGGCGGCATCTCGCTCTTCGGCGGACGCGGCTCCATTCTCGGCACGCTCATCGGGGCGATGATCGTCGGTGTCGTATCGATGGGCCTCAACATGCTCGGCGCTGATCCGCAGTGGAAGGTCTTCCTGACCGGCGTTCTCATAATCTCGGCGGTTGCCGTCGACCAGTGGATCAGAAAGGTAGCAAGCTGA
- a CDS encoding DUF805 domain-containing protein, with the protein MTFQESVSTVLSKYKDFTGRASRAEFWWFVLFTVIVNFVASLLDQAVIGIGLLDTLAALALLLPSLAVGARRLHDIDKSGWFMLLALVPVIGWIVLVYFNVQPSQPTANRFGAPPVA; encoded by the coding sequence ATGACGTTTCAGGAATCCGTTTCCACCGTCCTGTCGAAATACAAGGACTTCACCGGCCGTGCGTCGCGCGCAGAATTCTGGTGGTTCGTGCTCTTCACCGTGATCGTGAATTTCGTGGCCTCGCTGCTCGACCAAGCGGTTATCGGCATCGGGCTGCTCGACACGCTGGCCGCGCTCGCACTGCTCCTTCCGAGCCTCGCCGTCGGTGCACGTCGGCTCCACGACATCGACAAGTCCGGCTGGTTCATGCTCCTTGCGCTGGTCCCGGTCATCGGCTGGATCGTGCTCGTCTATTTCAACGTGCAGCCGAGCCAGCCGACGGCAAACCGGTTCGGCGCACCGCCTGTCGCTTGA
- a CDS encoding HD domain-containing phosphohydrolase: MRILLVDDNNTNLKLLTKLVAKLDQCEAVPFAGPDAVLSALPDLDFDVAIIDYQMPVYNGVELYTEIVRFEKYANIPVIFITADTDMTTRMAALNAGAIDFLTKPVNPVEFQARVQNIVSLSRARKQLADQAEWLRREVDRAVTELRQREQEIIHRLTLAAEYKDPHTSRHTARVAAYSEAIAVELGLPQEMCNDIRLAAPMHDVGKAAMPDTLLLKQGRLTEAEYRQMQAHAQIGGSILAQSQSSLLQLASEIAVSHHERWDGQGYPNRLAGDAIPLAGRIVCIADNFDALTTERPYKSAWSFDRTVEHIRGRAGSQFDPECVAAFERALPKIYEIMQQDREEQALSAIASASGF; the protein is encoded by the coding sequence ATGCGCATTCTGCTGGTGGACGACAACAATACAAATCTGAAGCTCCTGACGAAGCTCGTCGCGAAACTCGACCAGTGCGAGGCTGTCCCCTTCGCTGGCCCTGATGCGGTGCTATCGGCACTGCCGGATCTCGATTTCGACGTCGCCATCATCGATTACCAGATGCCCGTCTATAACGGCGTTGAGCTCTACACCGAGATCGTCCGGTTCGAGAAGTACGCCAACATTCCGGTGATTTTCATCACTGCCGACACCGACATGACGACCCGCATGGCCGCCTTGAATGCCGGGGCGATCGACTTTTTGACGAAGCCAGTGAACCCGGTCGAATTCCAGGCCCGCGTACAGAACATCGTGAGCCTTTCTCGCGCACGCAAGCAGTTGGCAGACCAGGCAGAATGGCTCCGCCGCGAGGTCGACCGGGCGGTTACCGAGCTGCGCCAGCGCGAACAGGAAATCATTCACCGGCTGACGCTGGCCGCAGAATACAAGGATCCCCATACCTCCCGCCACACTGCTCGAGTTGCTGCCTATTCCGAGGCGATCGCCGTCGAGCTCGGGCTGCCGCAAGAGATGTGCAACGACATCCGCCTCGCTGCCCCGATGCACGACGTTGGAAAGGCCGCCATGCCGGATACCTTGCTGCTGAAGCAGGGCCGTCTCACGGAGGCGGAGTATCGACAGATGCAGGCGCATGCCCAGATCGGCGGAAGCATCCTTGCGCAATCGCAATCGTCCTTGCTGCAACTCGCCTCGGAAATTGCCGTCAGCCATCATGAGCGCTGGGACGGACAGGGTTATCCGAACCGCCTCGCGGGTGATGCGATACCTCTCGCCGGCCGGATCGTCTGCATCGCCGACAATTTCGATGCGCTCACCACCGAGCGCCCCTACAAGTCCGCCTGGTCCTTCGATCGAACCGTTGAACACATCCGTGGTCGCGCCGGTTCGCAGTTCGACCCTGAATGTGTGGCGGCTTTCGAGCGCGCGCTCCCGAAAATCTACGAGATCATGCAACAGGATCGTGAGGAGCAGGCGCTTTCGGCTATCGCTTCCGCCTCCGGCTTCTGA
- a CDS encoding ATP-binding cassette domain-containing protein — MSQEAILTARGLVKRYGRVTALDNADFDLYPGEILAVIGDNGAGKSSLIKAISGAVRPDEGEIRLEGKPVHFSSPMEARDAGIETVYQNLALSPALSIADNMFLGREIRRPGPLGSVFRMLDHKRMEKVARDKLTELGLMTIQNINQAVETLSGGQRQGVAVARAAAFGSKVVIMDEPTAALGVKESRRVLELILEVRSRGLPIVLISHNMPHVFEVADRIHIHRLGRRLCVIKPGDYSMADAVAFMTGARPAPDAEMAA, encoded by the coding sequence ATGTCACAGGAAGCCATTCTCACCGCCCGCGGCCTCGTCAAGCGATACGGTCGCGTCACCGCCCTCGACAACGCCGATTTCGACCTCTATCCGGGCGAAATTCTTGCGGTCATCGGCGACAATGGCGCCGGTAAGTCTTCGCTAATCAAGGCGATCTCTGGCGCCGTTCGCCCGGACGAGGGCGAAATTCGGCTCGAAGGCAAGCCGGTGCACTTTTCCTCGCCGATGGAGGCGCGGGATGCCGGCATCGAAACCGTCTATCAGAACCTCGCGCTTTCGCCGGCACTTTCGATTGCCGACAACATGTTCCTCGGTCGCGAAATCCGCCGGCCGGGTCCGCTCGGGTCCGTCTTCCGCATGCTCGACCACAAGCGCATGGAAAAGGTCGCCCGCGACAAGCTCACGGAACTGGGATTGATGACGATCCAGAACATCAACCAGGCGGTGGAAACGCTGTCCGGCGGCCAGCGTCAGGGCGTCGCCGTGGCCCGTGCTGCCGCTTTCGGGTCGAAGGTCGTCATCATGGACGAGCCGACAGCCGCCCTCGGGGTCAAGGAATCCCGCCGCGTGCTGGAGCTCATTCTGGAAGTCCGCTCCCGCGGCCTGCCGATCGTGCTCATCTCGCACAACATGCCGCACGTGTTCGAGGTCGCGGACCGCATCCACATCCATCGGCTCGGGCGGCGCCTCTGCGTCATCAAGCCCGGCGATTATTCGATGGCGGATGCGGTCGCCTTCATGACCGGCGCACGCCCGGCGCCTGACGCGGAAATGGCTGCATGA
- a CDS encoding nucleoside triphosphate hydrolase, whose product MTPSLAEVADEIKRRAAGHARFLVAIAGPPGAGKSTIAETLAGTLAERGETAVVLPMDGFHMDNAVLREKGLLHRKGAPETFDVRGFIDIVRAIRAGGEVLVPIFDRDREIAIASARVISPAHRIVVAEGNYLLLDEAPWSGLAGLFDLSILLDVPEEVLAERLTGRWRGYGLTPAEIAAKVGENDLPNGRRVLRQSRPADLVITNL is encoded by the coding sequence ATGACGCCGAGCCTGGCGGAGGTTGCAGACGAGATCAAGAGACGGGCGGCAGGACATGCCCGTTTCCTGGTCGCCATTGCCGGGCCGCCGGGCGCGGGTAAGTCGACGATCGCGGAGACGCTCGCCGGAACACTCGCCGAGCGCGGAGAAACGGCTGTCGTGTTGCCGATGGACGGCTTCCACATGGATAATGCAGTTCTTCGAGAAAAGGGGCTACTGCACCGCAAGGGGGCGCCGGAGACCTTCGACGTTCGCGGCTTCATCGATATCGTCCGCGCCATTCGCGCCGGCGGCGAGGTGCTCGTGCCGATCTTCGATCGCGACCGCGAAATCGCCATCGCCTCCGCGCGCGTGATATCGCCCGCCCACCGCATCGTCGTCGCGGAGGGCAACTACCTGCTGCTCGACGAGGCGCCGTGGTCTGGGCTCGCCGGGCTCTTCGACCTTTCCATCCTTCTTGATGTCCCCGAAGAGGTGCTCGCCGAACGCCTCACCGGTCGCTGGCGCGGCTATGGCCTCACACCTGCCGAGATCGCGGCGAAGGTCGGCGAAAACGATCTTCCGAACGGTCGCCGCGTGCTCAGGCAGAGCCGCCCCGCCGATCTCGTGATCACCAATCTCTGA
- a CDS encoding response regulator — translation MPILIVEDNATNAMILKHLAKKVTDEEIVVESDAARALTLCHNTFFSMLIVDQILPGMTGLEVVRKIRMMERYDGVPIVMVTADQEPKLQDAAHEAGVTAFLTKPVEAVAFRNLLVSHLGLRSTPAAAG, via the coding sequence ATGCCCATCTTGATCGTCGAAGATAACGCGACCAACGCGATGATCCTGAAACATCTGGCCAAGAAGGTCACTGACGAGGAAATCGTCGTGGAGAGCGATGCCGCACGGGCGCTGACCCTTTGCCATAACACCTTCTTCTCCATGTTGATCGTCGATCAGATCCTGCCCGGCATGACCGGTCTCGAGGTTGTCCGCAAAATCAGGATGATGGAGCGCTACGACGGCGTGCCGATCGTCATGGTGACGGCCGATCAGGAGCCGAAACTGCAGGATGCGGCTCATGAGGCCGGCGTGACGGCATTCCTGACGAAACCGGTGGAGGCGGTGGCGTTCCGCAATCTCCTTGTCTCCCATCTGGGACTCCGTTCCACTCCAGCAGCGGCTGGTTGA
- the pyrC gene encoding dihydroorotase → MQSLTIRRPDDWHLHLRDGAMLRGVIADTSRHFARAIVMPNLVPPVVTTADARDYRSRILDALPDGHSFEPLMTLYLTEETDPDDVEEGKRSGLITAVKLYPAGATTNSASGVRNLEKVMPVLERMAKIGLPLCVHGEVTAPEVDIFDREAVFIETVLDPLRQRLPELKVTMEHVTTSDGVDYIRASDANLAGSITTHHLIINRNAILVGGIRPHYYCLPVAKRESHRLALRAAAISGDARFFLGTDSAPHVDAAKECACGCAGIYCAPNTMSCLAHVFEEEGAIDKLEAFVSLNGPAWYGLQPNETRITLVKRETSVEFPKKIETGAGSVTVFDPMFPIYWDVE, encoded by the coding sequence ATGCAATCGCTTACCATCCGCCGCCCCGACGACTGGCATCTTCACCTGCGAGACGGCGCCATGCTCCGCGGCGTGATTGCCGATACGAGCCGGCATTTTGCCCGTGCGATCGTCATGCCGAACCTTGTGCCGCCGGTCGTCACGACGGCCGATGCCCGTGATTACCGTAGCCGTATTCTGGACGCGCTTCCGGATGGCCACAGCTTCGAGCCGCTGATGACCCTCTACCTGACGGAAGAGACTGATCCCGATGACGTGGAAGAGGGCAAACGCAGCGGGCTGATCACGGCAGTGAAGCTCTATCCCGCCGGGGCTACCACCAATTCTGCGAGCGGCGTGCGTAATCTCGAAAAGGTGATGCCCGTCCTGGAGCGCATGGCGAAGATCGGCCTGCCGCTTTGCGTCCACGGCGAAGTCACCGCGCCGGAAGTCGACATCTTCGATCGCGAGGCTGTTTTCATCGAAACGGTGCTCGATCCCCTGCGCCAGCGACTGCCGGAACTGAAAGTGACGATGGAGCACGTGACGACCTCGGACGGCGTCGACTACATCCGCGCCTCGGACGCCAATCTTGCCGGTTCCATCACGACGCACCACCTGATCATCAACCGCAACGCGATTCTCGTCGGCGGCATTCGTCCACATTACTATTGCCTGCCCGTCGCCAAGCGCGAGAGCCATCGCCTGGCGTTGCGGGCGGCGGCGATATCCGGCGATGCGCGCTTCTTCCTCGGCACGGATTCCGCCCCGCACGTCGATGCAGCAAAGGAGTGCGCCTGCGGCTGCGCCGGCATTTATTGTGCGCCGAACACCATGAGCTGCCTTGCTCACGTGTTTGAGGAGGAGGGTGCCATCGACAAGCTGGAAGCCTTCGTGTCGCTGAACGGTCCGGCCTGGTACGGTCTGCAGCCGAACGAGACGCGGATCACCCTGGTCAAGCGCGAGACGTCGGTGGAATTTCCGAAGAAGATCGAGACGGGTGCCGGTTCGGTTACCGTTTTCGATCCGATGTTTCCGATCTATTGGGACGTCGAGTAA
- a CDS encoding ROK family transcriptional regulator: MSSTEHPAPKSDLPQFVSAGGGANQVRVRAYNERLVLSLVRRQGGISKADIARQTGLSAQTVSVIMRALEKDELLIRGKPIRGKVGQPSVPMFLNPDAVFSFGVKIGRRSADLILMDFVGKIRLQLHRTYRYPEPREILAFIAGGIAELEGRMSVEQKANVAGVGIAAPFELWNWADEVGAPQGAMDAWRDFDLQAEVAAQVPYPVFLQNDATSACGAELVFGLGSRYPDFVYFYVGSFIGGGIVLNSTVFVGRTGTAGAIGPLPVRNKQGETRQLLEIASIFVLENLLHERGIDPQPLWYAASDWIDFGEPLEIWIRDSADAIAQATVAASSIIDFSAAVIDGGFPDWVRHRLVAAVNESFERLDLQGIQVPEIVEGVVGSQARAIGGASLPIFARYLTDQTVLFKEIEHAEGT; encoded by the coding sequence ATGTCATCTACCGAACATCCGGCCCCCAAGTCCGACCTTCCACAGTTTGTGAGCGCGGGCGGCGGCGCAAACCAGGTACGCGTACGGGCTTACAACGAACGGCTCGTGCTCTCGCTCGTTCGGCGTCAAGGCGGCATTTCGAAGGCCGACATCGCGCGCCAAACCGGCCTTTCGGCACAGACCGTTTCCGTCATCATGCGGGCGCTCGAAAAGGACGAACTGCTGATCCGCGGCAAGCCCATCCGGGGAAAGGTGGGGCAACCTTCCGTGCCGATGTTCCTCAACCCCGACGCTGTCTTCTCCTTCGGCGTCAAGATAGGCCGCCGCAGCGCGGACCTGATCCTGATGGACTTCGTTGGAAAGATCAGGCTGCAGCTCCATCGCACCTATCGCTATCCGGAACCGCGGGAGATACTCGCCTTCATCGCCGGAGGCATCGCCGAACTCGAAGGTCGCATGTCCGTCGAACAGAAGGCGAATGTGGCCGGCGTCGGCATAGCGGCTCCGTTCGAACTCTGGAACTGGGCTGACGAAGTCGGTGCCCCGCAAGGTGCCATGGACGCATGGCGCGATTTCGACCTGCAGGCAGAGGTCGCCGCGCAAGTCCCCTATCCGGTCTTCCTGCAGAACGACGCGACGAGCGCCTGTGGTGCCGAACTGGTTTTCGGCCTCGGCTCCCGCTATCCGGATTTCGTCTACTTCTACGTCGGATCATTCATCGGCGGTGGAATCGTCCTGAATTCCACCGTCTTCGTCGGGCGAACGGGAACGGCGGGCGCAATCGGCCCCCTCCCGGTCCGCAACAAGCAAGGGGAAACGAGGCAGCTGCTGGAAATCGCCTCGATCTTCGTGCTGGAAAATCTCCTGCACGAACGTGGCATCGATCCGCAGCCCCTGTGGTATGCCGCATCCGATTGGATCGACTTCGGCGAACCTCTGGAGATATGGATTCGCGACAGCGCCGACGCCATCGCTCAAGCCACGGTCGCTGCTTCCTCGATCATCGACTTTTCCGCGGCGGTGATAGACGGTGGCTTTCCCGATTGGGTGCGCCACCGTCTGGTCGCCGCCGTCAACGAATCTTTCGAGCGCCTCGATCTCCAGGGCATTCAGGTGCCGGAGATCGTCGAGGGCGTCGTCGGAAGCCAGGCGCGCGCTATCGGCGGTGCAAGTCTGCCGATCTTCGCGCGCTATCTCACAGACCAGACAGTGCTATTCAAGGAAATCGAACATGCTGAAGGGACTTGA